From one Streptomyces sp. SCSIO 30461 genomic stretch:
- a CDS encoding NADH-quinone oxidoreductase subunit B family protein — protein sequence MDVTPQKTPEPVLLPDPVTERGGKLGLLSRLAPEPMKVVLNWGRRYSLWVFNFGLACCAIEFIAASMARHDFIRLGVIPFAPGPRQADLMIVSGTVTDKMAPAVKRLYEQMPEPKYVISFGACSNCGGPYWDSYSVTKGVDQIIPVDVYVPGCPPRPEALLQGILKLQEKIARESLSERYGAAPGQASAGQLRSGLVTPPPAPGGTPGPTTPGAAS from the coding sequence ATGGACGTGACCCCACAGAAGACTCCCGAGCCCGTACTGCTTCCGGACCCGGTCACCGAGCGCGGGGGGAAGCTGGGCCTGCTCTCCCGGCTTGCCCCGGAGCCGATGAAGGTGGTCCTGAACTGGGGCCGCCGCTACAGCCTCTGGGTCTTCAACTTCGGGCTCGCCTGCTGCGCCATCGAATTCATCGCCGCGTCGATGGCACGGCACGACTTCATCCGCCTCGGCGTGATCCCCTTCGCGCCCGGACCGCGCCAGGCGGACCTGATGATCGTGTCGGGCACGGTGACCGACAAGATGGCACCGGCGGTCAAGCGGCTCTACGAGCAGATGCCGGAGCCCAAGTACGTCATCTCCTTCGGCGCCTGCTCGAACTGCGGCGGCCCCTACTGGGACTCGTACTCGGTGACCAAGGGCGTCGACCAGATCATCCCGGTCGATGTGTACGTGCCCGGTTGCCCGCCGCGGCCCGAGGCGCTGCTCCAGGGCATCCTGAAGCTCCAGGAGAAGATCGCCCGCGAGTCGCTGAGCGAGCGGTACGGCGCGGCCCCTGGCCAGGCGTCGGCCGGCCAGCTCCGCAGCGGCCTGGTCACCCCGCCTCCCGCCCCTGGCGGCACTCCGGGGCCCACCACCCCGGGAGCCGCCTCGTGA